In one Hypomesus transpacificus isolate Combined female chromosome 18, fHypTra1, whole genome shotgun sequence genomic region, the following are encoded:
- the trappc6b gene encoding trafficking protein particle complex subunit 6b, translating into MADEALFQFLHNEVIQYIYKSDENEEMENGRCITKLENMGFRVGQGLIERFTKDTARFKDELDVMKFICKDFWTSVFKKQIDNLRTNHQGIYVLQDNKFRLLTQLSAGKQHLEHAPKYLAFTCGLVRGGLSNLGVKSIVTAEVSVMPACKFQVMIQKM; encoded by the exons ATGGCAGACGAAGCCCTGTTTCAGTTCTTACACAACGAAGTAATTCAGTACATTTACAAATCTGATGAAAATGAAGAAATG GAAAATGGAAGGTGCATTACCAAACTGGAGAACATGGGCTTCAGGGTGGGCCAAGGACTGATAGAAAG GTTCACCAAAGACACAGCTAGGTTTAAAGATGAACTAGATGTCATGAAATTCATCTGCAAGGATTTTTGGACCAGCGTTTTCAAAAAGCAAATAGACAACCTCAGAACAAATCACCAA GGTATTTATGTTCTGCAGGATAACAAGTTCCGGCTACTCACACAGCTGTCAGCTGGTAAACAGCATTTAGAGCATGCACCAAAG TATTTGGCTTTTACGTGTGGCCTGGTGCGAGGAGGGCTTTCAAACCTTGGGGTGAAGAGTATCGTCACAGCTGAGGTTTCTGTCATGCCTGCCT GTAAATTTCAAGTTATGATCCAGAAAATGTAG
- the tpx2 gene encoding targeting protein for Xklp2 isoform X1: MAQSESANLYEYDAPSDVVDFEAPDHEDKVDHWFEQQGSGEDGFRLNLATPPRHNIPFCGNDKASLPLAVISPRVKEDACYDAQSTSVATVSNIVTSWGPTRPVQKTVQPKKKGPVVQPRRVSKRNQAAINEPTVPVSPAAKKRRNVNTVTSFQPQRRSSSSIATRRRSAARASVRLESRTKTKAQAATATQSQQKSSEQQEMERIKSLQKEVAEQRKRNEASYRAAMAGSQPPRKMVLSTTVPKEFSFSTDGRVKPSSSSTDNSQKQIDFNAQLRKHPSSPAKGPRGTTVPKPFNLSTGSKRKGEDPAPYVSVAEQIEQFQKRTPARYHLRSRMSQERGPALVKSEHRRITQPHTPQLMTRTRSRPTFTKSSAELEEEELQKLQQFKFKALELNRKILEGALNPKKPAVKEPTKPEGFHLQMDKRLQEKHASKKPEEPEEHYSFHSRPLPTRILEEVVGVPEKKVIHPTIPESPAFALKNRVRIEKKVEEVNVPAPIKAHAAPHFGLPFLPKLQEKSQVDVCPFSFDERERERRVMKEKRLEELRHEEVPKFKAQPLPDFHEVVLPEKKVVEPTKPEPFKLLIDERGAVKSDRWEQALKEEQKHQMEAASFKARPNTVTHKEPFLPKKENRTVLEDINRSVVPEGVQLSTERRAKERQEFDRIICEKEALRARVEEQHRMEQEERQKAEIAAMRQDQVHKAQPIRHYKPVELKKSDVSLTVPQSPNFSDRFRM, from the exons ATGGCGCAAAGTGAGTCTGCTAATCTTTATGAATACGATGCCCCGTCTGATGTCGTCGATTTTGAAGCACCGGACCACGAGGACAAAGTAGACCACTGGTTTG AACAACAAGGTTCAGGAGAGGATGGGTTCAGATTGAACCTTGCTACACCACCAAGGCATAATATTCCTTTCTGTGGAAATGACAAGGCAAGCCTTCCCCTTGCGGTGATTTCTCCCAGAGTGAAAGAGGATGCATGCTATG ATGCCCAAAGCACATCTGTCGCAACCGTATCCAACATTGTCACGTCTTGGGGACCCACAAGGCCAGTTCAGAAGACTGTCCAGCCCAAAAAGAAAGGACCCGTTGTCCAGCCTCGCAG GGTTTCAAAGCGCAATCAGGCAGCCATTAATGAACCCACTGTTCCTGTTTCACCAGCTGCAAAGAAACGAAG AAATGTCAATACTGTAACATCATTTCAACCCCAACGAAG GAGCAGCAGTTCTATAGCTACCAGACGCAGGAGTGCTGCCCGTGCCAGTGTTCGCCTTGAGTCTAGAACGAAAACCAAGGCTCAGGCTGCAACAGCTACACAATCACA GCAAAAGAGCTCTGAGCAGCAGGAGATGGAACGCATCAAAAGTCTACAGAAAGAGGTGGCTgagcagagaaagaggaacGAGGCTAGCTACAGAGCCGCCATGGCAGGCA GTCAGCCACCAAGGAAGATGGTGCTATCCACTACAGTGCCCAAGGAGTTCAGCTTCAGCACCGATGGACGAGTTAAACCCAGCAGTTCATCAACAGACAACTCCCAAAAGCAGATTGATTTCAATGCTCAGCTCCGCaaacacccctcctcccct GCAAAGGGACCAAGAGGTACCACTGTGCCAAAGCCTTTCAACCTGTCGACGGGCAGCAAGCGTAAGGGGGAGGACCCTGCCCCCTATGTGTCCGTAGCTGAGCAGATAGAACAGTTCCAGAAGCGTACCCCAGCTCGCTACCACCTGCGCAGCCGTATGAGTCAGGAGAGAG GCCCAGCCCTTGTGAAGAGTGAGCACCGGAGGATCACCCAGCCTCACACCCCCCAGCTAATGACTAGGACAAGGAGCCGCCCTACATTCACCAAGAGCAGTGCTGAGCTGGAGGAAGAAGAGTTGCAGAAACTTCAACA GTTTAAGTTCAAAGCATTGGAGCTGAACAGAAAGATACTGGAGGGAGCCCTGAACCCCAAGAAGCCTGCAGTGAAAGAGCCCACCAAGCCAGAGGGATTCCATCTGCAGATGGACAAGAGGCTCCAGGAGAAGCATGCCAGCAAGAAACCAGAAGAACCTGAGGAGCACTACTCCTTCCACTCTCGCCCACTGCCCACCAGGATCCTTGAGGAGGTTGTG GGAGTTCCAGAGAAGAAGGTGATCCACCCCACTATTCCAGAGTCCCCAGCATTTGCCCTGAAGAACAGGGTGCGCATAGagaagaaggtggaggag GTGAATGTGCCAGCCCCTATCAAAGCCCATGCTGCACCTCACTTTGGCTTGCCCTTCCTTCCCAAACTCCAAGAGAAGAGCCAAGTGGATGTATGCCCCTTCTCTTTTGACGAACGGGAGCGCGAGAGGAGAGTTATGAAGGAAAAGAGACTGGAAGAGCTACGACATGAAGAG GTGCCCAAGTTCAAAGCCCAACCACTGCCAGACTTCCATGAAGTGGTCCTACCAGAGAAGAAAGTGGTGGAGCCCACCAAGCCTGAACCCTTCAAGCTACTCATTGATGAGAGAGGAGCTGTCAAGAGTGACCGCTGGGAGCAGGCT TTGAAAGAGGAGCAGAAGCATCAGATGGAGGCGGCCTCCTTCAAAGCTAGACCAAACACAGTGACTCACAAAGAGCCGTTCCTCCCTAAAAAAGAGAACCGCACTGTTCTGG AAGACATTAACCGTTCCGTAGTTCCAGAGGGTGTCCAGCTCTCCACAGAGCGCCGTGCCAAAGAGCGGCAGGAATTCGACCGCATCATCTGTGAGAAGGAGGCGCTGAGGGCACGTGTGGAGGAGCAGCACCgtatggagcaggaggagcggcAGAAGGCGGAGATTGCGGCGATGCGCCAAGATCAG GTTCACAAGGCCCAGCCAATTAGGCATTACAAGCCTGTGGAATTAAAGAAGAGTGATGTTTCTCTGACCGTGCCCCAGTCACCCAACTTCTCAGACCGTTTCCGCATGTGA
- the tpx2 gene encoding targeting protein for Xklp2 isoform X3: MAQSESANLYEYDAPSDVVDFEAPDHEDKVDHWFEQQGSGEDGFRLNLATPPRHNIPFCGNDKASLPLAVISPRVKEDACYDAQSTSVATVSNIVTSWGPTRPVQKTVQPKKKGPVVQPRRVSKRNQAAINEPTVPVSPAAKKRRSSSSIATRRRSAARASVRLESRTKTKAQAATATQSQQKSSEQQEMERIKSLQKEVAEQRKRNEASYRAAMAGSQPPRKMVLSTTVPKEFSFSTDGRVKPSSSSTDNSQKQIDFNAQLRKHPSSPAKGPRGTTVPKPFNLSTGSKRKGEDPAPYVSVAEQIEQFQKRTPARYHLRSRMSQERGPALVKSEHRRITQPHTPQLMTRTRSRPTFTKSSAELEEEELQKLQQFKFKALELNRKILEGALNPKKPAVKEPTKPEGFHLQMDKRLQEKHASKKPEEPEEHYSFHSRPLPTRILEEVVGVPEKKVIHPTIPESPAFALKNRVRIEKKVEEVNVPAPIKAHAAPHFGLPFLPKLQEKSQVDVCPFSFDERERERRVMKEKRLEELRHEEVPKFKAQPLPDFHEVVLPEKKVVEPTKPEPFKLLIDERGAVKSDRWEQALKEEQKHQMEAASFKARPNTVTHKEPFLPKKENRTVLEDINRSVVPEGVQLSTERRAKERQEFDRIICEKEALRARVEEQHRMEQEERQKAEIAAMRQDQVHKAQPIRHYKPVELKKSDVSLTVPQSPNFSDRFRM, encoded by the exons ATGGCGCAAAGTGAGTCTGCTAATCTTTATGAATACGATGCCCCGTCTGATGTCGTCGATTTTGAAGCACCGGACCACGAGGACAAAGTAGACCACTGGTTTG AACAACAAGGTTCAGGAGAGGATGGGTTCAGATTGAACCTTGCTACACCACCAAGGCATAATATTCCTTTCTGTGGAAATGACAAGGCAAGCCTTCCCCTTGCGGTGATTTCTCCCAGAGTGAAAGAGGATGCATGCTATG ATGCCCAAAGCACATCTGTCGCAACCGTATCCAACATTGTCACGTCTTGGGGACCCACAAGGCCAGTTCAGAAGACTGTCCAGCCCAAAAAGAAAGGACCCGTTGTCCAGCCTCGCAG GGTTTCAAAGCGCAATCAGGCAGCCATTAATGAACCCACTGTTCCTGTTTCACCAGCTGCAAAGAAACGAAG GAGCAGCAGTTCTATAGCTACCAGACGCAGGAGTGCTGCCCGTGCCAGTGTTCGCCTTGAGTCTAGAACGAAAACCAAGGCTCAGGCTGCAACAGCTACACAATCACA GCAAAAGAGCTCTGAGCAGCAGGAGATGGAACGCATCAAAAGTCTACAGAAAGAGGTGGCTgagcagagaaagaggaacGAGGCTAGCTACAGAGCCGCCATGGCAGGCA GTCAGCCACCAAGGAAGATGGTGCTATCCACTACAGTGCCCAAGGAGTTCAGCTTCAGCACCGATGGACGAGTTAAACCCAGCAGTTCATCAACAGACAACTCCCAAAAGCAGATTGATTTCAATGCTCAGCTCCGCaaacacccctcctcccct GCAAAGGGACCAAGAGGTACCACTGTGCCAAAGCCTTTCAACCTGTCGACGGGCAGCAAGCGTAAGGGGGAGGACCCTGCCCCCTATGTGTCCGTAGCTGAGCAGATAGAACAGTTCCAGAAGCGTACCCCAGCTCGCTACCACCTGCGCAGCCGTATGAGTCAGGAGAGAG GCCCAGCCCTTGTGAAGAGTGAGCACCGGAGGATCACCCAGCCTCACACCCCCCAGCTAATGACTAGGACAAGGAGCCGCCCTACATTCACCAAGAGCAGTGCTGAGCTGGAGGAAGAAGAGTTGCAGAAACTTCAACA GTTTAAGTTCAAAGCATTGGAGCTGAACAGAAAGATACTGGAGGGAGCCCTGAACCCCAAGAAGCCTGCAGTGAAAGAGCCCACCAAGCCAGAGGGATTCCATCTGCAGATGGACAAGAGGCTCCAGGAGAAGCATGCCAGCAAGAAACCAGAAGAACCTGAGGAGCACTACTCCTTCCACTCTCGCCCACTGCCCACCAGGATCCTTGAGGAGGTTGTG GGAGTTCCAGAGAAGAAGGTGATCCACCCCACTATTCCAGAGTCCCCAGCATTTGCCCTGAAGAACAGGGTGCGCATAGagaagaaggtggaggag GTGAATGTGCCAGCCCCTATCAAAGCCCATGCTGCACCTCACTTTGGCTTGCCCTTCCTTCCCAAACTCCAAGAGAAGAGCCAAGTGGATGTATGCCCCTTCTCTTTTGACGAACGGGAGCGCGAGAGGAGAGTTATGAAGGAAAAGAGACTGGAAGAGCTACGACATGAAGAG GTGCCCAAGTTCAAAGCCCAACCACTGCCAGACTTCCATGAAGTGGTCCTACCAGAGAAGAAAGTGGTGGAGCCCACCAAGCCTGAACCCTTCAAGCTACTCATTGATGAGAGAGGAGCTGTCAAGAGTGACCGCTGGGAGCAGGCT TTGAAAGAGGAGCAGAAGCATCAGATGGAGGCGGCCTCCTTCAAAGCTAGACCAAACACAGTGACTCACAAAGAGCCGTTCCTCCCTAAAAAAGAGAACCGCACTGTTCTGG AAGACATTAACCGTTCCGTAGTTCCAGAGGGTGTCCAGCTCTCCACAGAGCGCCGTGCCAAAGAGCGGCAGGAATTCGACCGCATCATCTGTGAGAAGGAGGCGCTGAGGGCACGTGTGGAGGAGCAGCACCgtatggagcaggaggagcggcAGAAGGCGGAGATTGCGGCGATGCGCCAAGATCAG GTTCACAAGGCCCAGCCAATTAGGCATTACAAGCCTGTGGAATTAAAGAAGAGTGATGTTTCTCTGACCGTGCCCCAGTCACCCAACTTCTCAGACCGTTTCCGCATGTGA
- the LOC124481211 gene encoding solute carrier family 2, facilitated glucose transporter member 1-like: MESESKQVTGQLLMAVGTAVIGSLQFGYNTGVINAPQKIIENFYNETWHSRYSEHIPQTSLTTMWSVSVAIFSVGGMFGSFSVGLFVNRLGRKNSMFLANVLAFIAAAFMGFSKMAASWEMLITGRFIVGLYSGLSTGFVPMYVGEISPTSLRGALGTLHQLGIVIGILMAQVFGIESIMGNSSLWPLLLGFTCIPAVVQCSLLPFCPESPRFLLINRNEENKAKSVLKKLRGTDEVSADMHEMKEESRQMMREKKVTIAELFRSPLYRQPIFIAIMLQLSQQLSGINAIFYYSTRIFEKAGVSQPVYATIGAGIVNTAFTVVSLFVVERAGRRSLHLIGLLGMAGSAVLMTIAMALLDQLKWMSYVSIVAIFSFVAFFEIGPGPIPWFIVAELFSQGPRPSAFAVAGFSNWSSNFLVGMCFQYVEQLCGPYVFIIFTVLLLGFFVFTFFKVPETKGRTFDEISAGFRQSAGQGADKYSAPEELNTLGGADSEL; this comes from the exons CAAGTGACAGGCCAGCTATTGATGGCTGTGGGGACAGCTGTAATTGGCTCCCTGCAGTTTGGCTATAACACAGGGGTCATCAACGCTCCTCAGAAG ATCATTGAGAACTTCTACAATGAGACATGGCACAGCAGATATTCGGAACACATTCCCCAAACCTCCCTGACCACAATGTGGTCCGTCTCCGTAGCCATCTTTTCTGTGGGaggaatgtttggctccttctCTGTAGGCCTGTTTGTCAATCGACTAGGAAG GAAAAACTCCATGTTCCTAGCCAACGTGTTGGCCTTCATTGCAGCTGCCTTCATGGGTTTCTCTAAGATGGCAGCTTCCTGGGAGATGCTGATCACTGGTCGCTTCATTGTGGGCCTGTACTCAGGACTATCTACTGGTTTTGTGCCCATGTATGTAGGGGAGATCTCGCCCACCTCCCTCCGTGGGGCTCTCGGCACCCTACATCAGCTGGGCATCGTCATTGGCATCCTCATGGCACAA GTCTTTGGAATTGAGTCGATCATGGGGAACAGTTCGCTGTGGCCCCTCCTGCTGGGTTTCACCTGCATTCCAGCCGTAGTGCAGTGCTCCCTGCTGCCCTTCTGCCCAGAGAGTCCCCGCTTCCTCCTCATCAACCGCAATGAGgaaaacaaggccaagagtG TTTTGAAAAAACTGCGAGGCACAGATGAGGTGAGCGCCGACATGCATGAGATGAAAGAAGAGAGTAGACAAATGATGAGGGAGAAGAAGGTGACCATCGCTGAGCTGTTCCGCTCTCCCCTATACCGCCAGCCCATCTTCATTGCAATCATGTTGCAGCTCTCCCAGCAGCTGTCTGGCATCAATGCT ATTTTCTACTACTCCACCAGGATTTTTGAGAAGGCTGGGGTGTCTCAGCCAGTCTATGCCACAATCGGAGCTGGGATTGTCAACACGGCCTTCACTGTGGTGTCT CTGTTTGTGGTGGAGCGTGCTGGTAGAAGATCCCTCCACCTCATTGGGTTGCTGGGAATGGCCGGATCAGCAGTCTTGATGACCATCGCCATGGCATTGTTG GACCAGTTGAAGTGGATGTCATATGTCAGTATTGTGGCCATATTCAGTTTTGTGGCCTTTTTTGAGATTGGCCCTGGCCCCATCCCTTGGTTTATTGTGGCTGAACtcttcagccaaggtcctcggccCTCAGCATTCGCTGTAGCAGGTTTTTCTAACTGGTCTTCAAACTTCCTTGTGGGCATGTGCTTTCAGTATGTTGAG CAACTGTGCGGCCCTTATGTCTTTATCATCTTCACTGTGCTGTTACTCGGCTTCTTCGTCTTCACCTTCTTCAAAGTGCCTGAGACTAAAGGACGGACCTTCGACGAGATCTCAGCTGGCTTTCGCCAgagtgcaggacagggggcggACAAGTATTCTGCACCTGAGGAGCTCAATACGCTTGGGGGGGCAGATTCTGAGCTTTGA
- the tpx2 gene encoding targeting protein for Xklp2 isoform X2, producing MAQSESANLYEYDAPSDVVDFEAPDHEDKVDHWFEQQGSGEDGFRLNLATPPRHNIPFCGNDKASLPLAVISPRVKEDACYDAQSTSVATVSNIVTSWGPTRPVQKTVQPKKKGPVVQPRRVSKRNQAAINEPTVPVSPAAKKRRNVNTVTSFQPQRRSSSSIATRRRSAARASVRLESRTKTKAQAATATQSQQKSSEQQEMERIKSLQKEVAEQRKRNEASYRAAMAGSQPPRKMVLSTTVPKEFSFSTDGRVKPSSSSTDNSQKQIDFNAQLRKHPSSPAKGPRGTTVPKPFNLSTGSKRKGEDPAPYVSVAEQIEQFQKRTPARYHLRSRMSQERGPALVKSEHRRITQPHTPQLMTRTRSRPTFTKSSAELEEEELQKLQQFKFKALELNRKILEGALNPKKPAVKEPTKPEGFHLQMDKRLQEKHASKKPEEPEEHYSFHSRPLPTRILEEVVGVPEKKVIHPTIPESPAFALKNRVRIEKKVEEVNVPAPIKAHAAPHFGLPFLPKLQEKSQVDVCPFSFDERERERRVMKEKRLEELRHEEVPKFKAQPLPDFHEVVLPEKKVVEPTKPEPFKLLIDERGAVKSDRWEQALKEEQKHQMEAASFKARPNTVTHKEPFLPKKENRTVLVPEGVQLSTERRAKERQEFDRIICEKEALRARVEEQHRMEQEERQKAEIAAMRQDQVHKAQPIRHYKPVELKKSDVSLTVPQSPNFSDRFRM from the exons ATGGCGCAAAGTGAGTCTGCTAATCTTTATGAATACGATGCCCCGTCTGATGTCGTCGATTTTGAAGCACCGGACCACGAGGACAAAGTAGACCACTGGTTTG AACAACAAGGTTCAGGAGAGGATGGGTTCAGATTGAACCTTGCTACACCACCAAGGCATAATATTCCTTTCTGTGGAAATGACAAGGCAAGCCTTCCCCTTGCGGTGATTTCTCCCAGAGTGAAAGAGGATGCATGCTATG ATGCCCAAAGCACATCTGTCGCAACCGTATCCAACATTGTCACGTCTTGGGGACCCACAAGGCCAGTTCAGAAGACTGTCCAGCCCAAAAAGAAAGGACCCGTTGTCCAGCCTCGCAG GGTTTCAAAGCGCAATCAGGCAGCCATTAATGAACCCACTGTTCCTGTTTCACCAGCTGCAAAGAAACGAAG AAATGTCAATACTGTAACATCATTTCAACCCCAACGAAG GAGCAGCAGTTCTATAGCTACCAGACGCAGGAGTGCTGCCCGTGCCAGTGTTCGCCTTGAGTCTAGAACGAAAACCAAGGCTCAGGCTGCAACAGCTACACAATCACA GCAAAAGAGCTCTGAGCAGCAGGAGATGGAACGCATCAAAAGTCTACAGAAAGAGGTGGCTgagcagagaaagaggaacGAGGCTAGCTACAGAGCCGCCATGGCAGGCA GTCAGCCACCAAGGAAGATGGTGCTATCCACTACAGTGCCCAAGGAGTTCAGCTTCAGCACCGATGGACGAGTTAAACCCAGCAGTTCATCAACAGACAACTCCCAAAAGCAGATTGATTTCAATGCTCAGCTCCGCaaacacccctcctcccct GCAAAGGGACCAAGAGGTACCACTGTGCCAAAGCCTTTCAACCTGTCGACGGGCAGCAAGCGTAAGGGGGAGGACCCTGCCCCCTATGTGTCCGTAGCTGAGCAGATAGAACAGTTCCAGAAGCGTACCCCAGCTCGCTACCACCTGCGCAGCCGTATGAGTCAGGAGAGAG GCCCAGCCCTTGTGAAGAGTGAGCACCGGAGGATCACCCAGCCTCACACCCCCCAGCTAATGACTAGGACAAGGAGCCGCCCTACATTCACCAAGAGCAGTGCTGAGCTGGAGGAAGAAGAGTTGCAGAAACTTCAACA GTTTAAGTTCAAAGCATTGGAGCTGAACAGAAAGATACTGGAGGGAGCCCTGAACCCCAAGAAGCCTGCAGTGAAAGAGCCCACCAAGCCAGAGGGATTCCATCTGCAGATGGACAAGAGGCTCCAGGAGAAGCATGCCAGCAAGAAACCAGAAGAACCTGAGGAGCACTACTCCTTCCACTCTCGCCCACTGCCCACCAGGATCCTTGAGGAGGTTGTG GGAGTTCCAGAGAAGAAGGTGATCCACCCCACTATTCCAGAGTCCCCAGCATTTGCCCTGAAGAACAGGGTGCGCATAGagaagaaggtggaggag GTGAATGTGCCAGCCCCTATCAAAGCCCATGCTGCACCTCACTTTGGCTTGCCCTTCCTTCCCAAACTCCAAGAGAAGAGCCAAGTGGATGTATGCCCCTTCTCTTTTGACGAACGGGAGCGCGAGAGGAGAGTTATGAAGGAAAAGAGACTGGAAGAGCTACGACATGAAGAG GTGCCCAAGTTCAAAGCCCAACCACTGCCAGACTTCCATGAAGTGGTCCTACCAGAGAAGAAAGTGGTGGAGCCCACCAAGCCTGAACCCTTCAAGCTACTCATTGATGAGAGAGGAGCTGTCAAGAGTGACCGCTGGGAGCAGGCT TTGAAAGAGGAGCAGAAGCATCAGATGGAGGCGGCCTCCTTCAAAGCTAGACCAAACACAGTGACTCACAAAGAGCCGTTCCTCCCTAAAAAAGAGAACCGCACTGTTCTGG TTCCAGAGGGTGTCCAGCTCTCCACAGAGCGCCGTGCCAAAGAGCGGCAGGAATTCGACCGCATCATCTGTGAGAAGGAGGCGCTGAGGGCACGTGTGGAGGAGCAGCACCgtatggagcaggaggagcggcAGAAGGCGGAGATTGCGGCGATGCGCCAAGATCAG GTTCACAAGGCCCAGCCAATTAGGCATTACAAGCCTGTGGAATTAAAGAAGAGTGATGTTTCTCTGACCGTGCCCCAGTCACCCAACTTCTCAGACCGTTTCCGCATGTGA